In Prunus dulcis chromosome 1, ALMONDv2, whole genome shotgun sequence, the following are encoded in one genomic region:
- the LOC117614478 gene encoding uncharacterized protein LOC117614478 has product MVRPSPEPTKPSTIKFLCSYGGKILPRYPDGKLRYLGGETRVLAVNRNISFSELLLKLGELCGPSVTVSLRCQLPTEDLDALVSIKSDEDLANLIEEYDRAAASASPPPFANLKIRAFLSLVPPKPHKTPSSTPSSSASASTTSSSGTSSSSNYYYYSAAASGSTPRFPMVSTAVDRCVRQISQATTPFQKSAAKVPHCADICHAHGSPSSRLYLIHNGNHWQ; this is encoded by the exons ATGGTACGACCTTCGCCTGAACCCACCAAGCCCTCCACCATCAAGTTCCTCTGCAGCTACGGTGGCAAAATCCTCCCCCGTTATCCCGACGGCAAGCTTCGTTATCTCGGGGGCGAAACCCGCGTCCTCGCCGTAAACCGCAACATTTCCTTTTCCG AGCTGTTGTTGAAGCTGGGTGAGCTGTGTGGGCCCTCCGTGACCGTGAGCCTACGTTGTCAGTTGCCCACCGAGGATCTCGACGCCCTTGTGTCCATCAAGTCCGATGAGGATCTGGCCAATCTCATCGAAGAATACGACAGAGCAGCCGCCTCTGCATCTCCACCGCCTTTTGCCAATTTGAAGATCAGAGCCTTCCTTTCCCTCGTCCCTCCCAAACCACACAAAACGCCGTCGTCTACGCCGTCTTCCTCGGCCTCAGCCTCCACGACGTCGTCCTCCGGCACTTCCTCCTCGTCTAACTACTACTACTACAGCGCTGCTGCTTCCGGGTCCACTCCCAGGTTCCCCATGGTGTCCACGGCAGTTGACCGCTGTGTCCGCCAAATCTCACAGGCTACGACGCCGTTTCAGAAATCAGCTGCCAAGGTTCCTCACTGTGCTGATATTTGCCATGCTCATGGAAGCCCTAGTAGTCGGCTCTATCTCATTCACAACGGCAACCACTGGCAATAA